From Phaeocystidibacter marisrubri, the proteins below share one genomic window:
- a CDS encoding helix-turn-helix domain-containing protein yields the protein MQKIDASSIQNSFLDRVKSILPPNTSLAQALSEKLGISLDSAYRRIRGETPISLSEAYILAEALHITFNGLTEESAGIVQFGYTPLYPRKESMEGYLTRLLHNLRMISKQPTAKVVYCSQDIPIFHNIRLEELGKFKLFYWMRSIINVEEFLSQKFSKDVIPEHLMQLCAEIYSEYEKIASVELWSESTVNSTLRQVQYYWESGLFETDDDFFSVIQNLRTLIQQIEESASLGKKTSSENSASYELYISEIELTTNCALVELENQNAVFLGHHTFNMLETTHGVYTEQTQQWFKNMVGKATLVSSVGEKYRYQFFHGVHRKIDELERLALRR from the coding sequence ATGCAAAAAATAGATGCATCTTCCATTCAGAATTCATTTCTCGATCGCGTGAAGTCTATACTTCCGCCCAACACTTCGCTTGCACAAGCACTTTCTGAAAAGCTAGGCATCAGTTTGGATTCTGCCTACCGCAGAATTCGCGGCGAAACGCCCATCAGTTTGTCCGAGGCATACATCCTTGCAGAAGCGTTGCATATTACCTTCAACGGACTAACGGAAGAATCGGCTGGAATTGTACAGTTTGGATATACTCCACTCTATCCCAGAAAGGAGAGCATGGAAGGCTATTTAACTCGACTGCTTCACAATTTGAGGATGATTTCGAAGCAGCCAACGGCTAAAGTGGTCTACTGTAGCCAGGATATTCCCATCTTCCACAACATTCGCTTGGAAGAGCTCGGCAAATTCAAGCTGTTCTACTGGATGCGTTCCATTATCAATGTGGAGGAATTTCTATCTCAAAAGTTTTCGAAAGACGTCATCCCTGAGCACCTCATGCAATTGTGTGCGGAGATCTATTCGGAATACGAAAAGATTGCTAGTGTAGAATTATGGTCAGAATCTACCGTGAACAGTACACTTCGACAAGTTCAGTACTACTGGGAATCTGGGTTATTTGAAACGGACGACGACTTCTTTTCTGTTATTCAAAACCTGCGCACGTTGATTCAGCAAATTGAAGAGTCGGCTAGTTTGGGTAAAAAGACATCCTCAGAAAACAGCGCCAGCTATGAACTGTACATCAGTGAAATTGAGCTCACTACAAATTGTGCACTCGTTGAACTGGAGAACCAAAATGCAGTATTCTTAGGACATCACACGTTTAACATGCTTGAAACCACACACGGTGTTTACACGGAGCAAACGCAACAATGGTTCAAAAACATGGTAGGTAAAGCGACGCTTGTAAGCTCTGTAGGAGAAAAGTATCGCTATCAATTCTTCCATGGTGTACATCGCAAAATAGATGAGCTAGAGCGCTTGGCCCTTCGTCGATAG
- the guaB gene encoding IMP dehydrogenase: MSIPNGKVIGEYLTYDDVLLVPAYSEVLPRNVDISTKFTRNISLKTPIVSAAMDTVTESAMAIAIAQDGGIGVLHKNMTIEQQAMEVRKVKRAESGMILDPVTLRPSATVGNAKEMMAEYKIGGIPVVDDNRKLVGIITNRDLRFERDDNRSIGEVMTSSNLVTTTENTSMEEAEEILQEHKIEKLPVIKDDGTLVGLITYRDISKMKIKPNACKDEFGRLRVAAAVGVTGDVLERVSALVESNVDAVIIDTAHGHTKGVVDALKVVKEKFPELDVVVGNVATAEAAKYLAEAGADAVKVGIGPGSICTTRVVAGVGVPQLTAVMEVAQALKGTGVPVIADGGIRYTGDIVKAIAGGADCVMLGSLLAGTKESPGETIIYEGRRFKSYRGMGSVEAMQQGSKDRYFQDVEDDIKKLVPEGIVGRVAYKGEVAEMMYQFIGGLRAGMGYCGSANIEILKDKAQFVRITAAGVAESHPHDVTITREAPNYSRS, from the coding sequence ATGTCCATCCCAAACGGAAAAGTAATAGGTGAGTACCTCACTTACGACGACGTTCTACTCGTCCCAGCATACTCTGAAGTGCTACCACGCAATGTGGACATCAGCACTAAGTTCACGCGCAACATTTCATTGAAAACCCCAATTGTATCCGCAGCGATGGATACCGTTACCGAATCTGCCATGGCCATTGCTATCGCGCAGGATGGAGGAATTGGTGTGCTTCATAAGAACATGACCATCGAGCAACAGGCGATGGAAGTACGCAAAGTAAAAAGGGCGGAATCGGGTATGATTCTGGACCCGGTAACCTTGCGTCCTTCGGCTACCGTTGGCAACGCTAAGGAAATGATGGCCGAGTATAAGATCGGTGGGATTCCAGTAGTGGATGACAACCGCAAATTGGTAGGTATCATCACGAATCGTGACTTGCGTTTTGAGCGTGATGACAACCGTTCGATCGGTGAGGTGATGACTTCTTCGAACTTGGTTACTACAACCGAGAATACTTCTATGGAAGAAGCAGAAGAAATTCTACAAGAACATAAAATTGAAAAGCTTCCTGTAATTAAGGATGACGGCACATTGGTGGGGTTGATCACATATCGTGACATCTCTAAAATGAAGATTAAACCGAATGCTTGCAAAGATGAGTTTGGTCGTCTTCGCGTTGCTGCAGCTGTTGGAGTTACGGGAGATGTACTAGAGCGTGTATCTGCATTGGTTGAATCGAATGTAGATGCTGTCATCATTGATACGGCTCATGGTCATACTAAAGGTGTGGTAGACGCCCTTAAGGTGGTAAAAGAGAAATTCCCTGAACTCGACGTCGTTGTAGGAAACGTGGCCACAGCTGAAGCTGCGAAGTATTTGGCTGAAGCAGGAGCGGATGCCGTTAAAGTGGGTATTGGTCCAGGTTCCATCTGTACCACTCGCGTGGTTGCTGGTGTAGGAGTGCCTCAACTTACCGCTGTAATGGAAGTTGCTCAAGCACTTAAAGGAACGGGAGTTCCGGTTATCGCCGACGGGGGTATTCGTTATACCGGTGACATTGTTAAAGCGATAGCAGGTGGTGCTGATTGTGTGATGCTAGGTTCACTTCTTGCCGGAACTAAGGAGTCTCCGGGGGAAACCATTATCTATGAAGGACGTCGATTCAAGTCGTACCGAGGCATGGGTTCTGTTGAAGCAATGCAGCAAGGTTCGAAAGACCGCTACTTCCAAGATGTTGAAGATGATATCAAAAAGCTCGTTCCAGAAGGGATTGTGGGTCGAGTTGCTTACAAGGGCGAGGTAGCTGAGATGATGTATCAGTTCATCGGTGGACTTCGTGCAGGTATGGGGTATTGTGGATCGGCAAACATCGAAATCCTAAAGGATAAAGCACAGTTTGTTCGCATTACTGCGGCAGGTGTAGCTGAAAGCCATCCACACGACGTGACAATCACTAGAGAAGCTCCAAACTATAGTCGCTCGTAA